A region of the Thioploca ingrica genome:
TAAACGCACATCTTTATCGGGATGAATACCGGCGGCGGCCATCCAATAGCGTAGCGCGTAATTATGAGTAGAGACCGGAAACACCATCGCAAACGTCATGCAGTCTTTACCCGCTGCTTTATCCGCATCAATCACTTGTTTTAATGCCCGCGCTGAAATTGGCCGGGTTTGCATCGCTACGGGGTCAGCGGCTAATAAGCGTTGATACAGTGCATTACTGACGGTAATGGCATTTCCGTTCAAATCTAAATTAAATGCCGTGATAGTCGGTTTAGCGATACCATTAATGCCTAACGTGGTTGCTAATGGCATTGTGGCTAACATTTGGGCGCCATCTAGCTCACCAAATAACACCTTATCACGGATATTCGCCCATGAAGGTTCTCTGGATAAGGTAACATCCAGTCCCTGTTGCGCAAAAAAACCACCTTCTCTCGCTACCACCAATGGTGCACAATCGGTTAAGGGGATAAATCCAAAAGTTAACTGTGTTTTTTCCATGGTTATACTCAACCGCTACGGTAAAATGGTGTTGCAATTCCTGGTTGCGACTTTTTTCAGGCATAAAAAAAGGTGTCAATCCGCCCGCTGTAATAAAACACCGGTGGAAAGACACCTTTGTCTAGCCACTTAAACCATCATTAGTTCAAGTGAACATTATTCTAACAACTGCGTGACAGCAATCACACTCTCTGCGACTTCTGCCAACCGTAAATTCCGATCCATTGCCATCTTCCGCAAGGCGTGATAGGCACTGGCTTCATCAATGCCTTTTTGTTTCATCACAATGCCTTTGGCACGTTCAATCACTTTGCGCTCAGCCAGTTGGTTGCGCGTTTTATCTAATTCCGCTCGCATGGCTTGATATTCACGAAAGCGGGCAATCGCCACTTTCATGATAGGCTTCAAGCGTTGATGACTTAACCCGTCAACGACATAAGCACTAACACCGGCTTTAATGGCGGCTTGAATGATAATATTGTCATCATTTTCCGCAAACATCACAATCGGTTTCGGGCTTTCGCGATTTAAGGTGCTCAGATACTCTAAAGTATCTCGATCGGGCGATTCTAAATCGATGAGGATCACGTCGACGGGTGTTTCTTGTACTCGCTTAAGGATATCCGCATCATCATGTAATACCGCCACCACCTCATAATGAGCATCACGTAATGCTTGTTGCAAGAGTGCAGCCCGTCCACGATTGTCATCAATCAGCATGACCCTGAGTTTCATATTTTATTTGGTGAGTGCGTCGTTACACTCGTCAACTATAACGCAATTGATGTGCCATGGTTCGGCAAAAAAAAATGGCTTTAAAAATAGCTAATTAACAAATATAACTTTCAATTAACAAGGAAATTAATCGACACGACTACACTGAAGGATACCGCTTAACTACCTCGTTTTGGCAAGGTAAATCGCTACTTAGGAAGGAATTGTCGCGAACGTGACAAAGTATTAGATTAGTATGATTTCTTACAAACTGACTGGGCATTATAACTTCCGGGCAAACAGGAACCACGTCAATTCAAATGATTAGCTAATTCTTTCTAAACAAGAGTTGCTGTTTGAAATTCATTCCTTGACAATTAAATTAAATAAATCTATATTTTATATCAATTAATGATACATCATATTGTTACAATAGAGTGTTTGGTCTTTACAAATGATTAGCCAATTCTTTCTAAACAAGAGTCGCTGTTTGAAATTCATTCCTTGACAATTAAATTAAATAAATCTATATTTTATATCAATTAATGATATATCCTATTGTTACCATAGAATGTTTGGTCTTTACAACCGATTTTTAGCCATGTAGAGGCAGACAAGTGTATCTGCTCTCTATCTAGATAGTGAAGAACGTTTTCCCCAAACAGCGAGGATAAAGTAGGTTACTTGATAAATAAATAAAAATTATTCTTTAATAAAATACTAGTAGTAAATTATTAAATTGTCATTAATTTTTTTATAAATTAAGGTAATTACTGAGATAGAATAAGATAATTACTGATATTAAACCACGCATAAGTCACTATAATTCTATTAAGTTAACCGATTATATTTATTAATAAAAATTTTTAACCTTAGACAGACCTTAATCTGAGATAAAAATAAATTGGGTCCAGTTAGGTTTTAGGAGAAATCAAGGCGCTTCCAACGCAACAACATGATCAATTAAGGAAATAACGATGAAACATAAACTACTAGCAATACCACTTTTGATAGCCAATGTCATGGTATATGCACACACGATTGAATTAAACGGGATAATCAGAGATTTTCCTAGTACCCATCCTGATTTTTATGGAATGGTTACCGGTTTGCAGACGGGTTGTATTCAAAAGGTCATTGCCGACGGTGGAATTCCCATTGCCAGTGATAGTGTTAGCAATTGTGCCATATATCAATTAGAAGATTGGTATAGTGACACTCATCCGACTGGCTTTGTTAAAACTTATACTCTCACCTTAGATAACGGACAAAATAAGCAAGGTGGTGTTTATCAATTTAAAGATAATAGTTTTTTCCCTTTTGACAACGAAATAAGTGATATTAAAAAAGGTAGCTACCGTAAGCATCATTTCAGCTTTGATGAAGGCAGAGACCATAATTATCAGTTCACCTTTGAAGCACGCTTTATGTTTGCTTACCAAGCCGGACAAACTTTAGCGGTTAATGGTAATGATGATATATGGGTTTTTATCAACAACCAACTTGTTATTGATTTAGGAGGTGTACATACCCCTGCCGGTGCTCAAGTCGCATTACAAAATTTAGCCTCAACACTCGGGTTAGTGGAAGGAAAAGTTTATCCTTTCGCCTTGTTCTTGGCACAGCGTCAGACGGTTATTTCTCCTCTCAGTCTTGGGTTGGGTAATATCATTCCTTCCTCGGCTGGAACCGAAGCTGGACTGACAGAGATGTTAAAAGTA
Encoded here:
- a CDS encoding chemotaxis protein CheY gives rise to the protein MKLRVMLIDDNRGRAALLQQALRDAHYEVVAVLHDDADILKRVQETPVDVILIDLESPDRDTLEYLSTLNRESPKPIVMFAENDDNIIIQAAIKAGVSAYVVDGLSHQRLKPIMKVAIARFREYQAMRAELDKTRNQLAERKVIERAKGIVMKQKGIDEASAYHALRKMAMDRNLRLAEVAESVIAVTQLLE
- a CDS encoding fibro-slime family protein, with protein sequence MKHKLLAIPLLIANVMVYAHTIELNGIIRDFPSTHPDFYGMVTGLQTGCIQKVIADGGIPIASDSVSNCAIYQLEDWYSDTHPTGFVKTYTLTLDNGQNKQGGVYQFKDNSFFPFDNEISDIKKGSYRKHHFSFDEGRDHNYQFTFEARFMFAYQAGQTLAVNGNDDIWVFINNQLVIDLGGVHTPAGAQVALQNLASTLGLVEGKVYPFALFLAQRQTVISPLSLGLGNIIPSSAGTEAGLTEMLKVNEKTCLLLGVECNRLNERAVNIWANVKLPRDKGIDELLSDRVITYQNFVDTLRDNNTLVQVLHNNVKETCSYMAQNPRVAQSSNSQQQAIDFCESGLYGRIEQMLWDGWFERSPTTAEVSQMLPFLKANFDLGHFIKTQAGNTPPVCPWDCICGHCY